One Capricornis sumatraensis isolate serow.1 chromosome 8, serow.2, whole genome shotgun sequence genomic region harbors:
- the LOC138083365 gene encoding olfactory receptor 8B3-like: MAPGNESSVTEFILLGLIQQPELQLPLFFMFLAIYVVTVVGNVGLIILIGLNPHLHTPMYYFLVNLSFTDLCHSSVITPKMLMSFVSQNIIPYAECMTQLCFFSFFVVGECCILTSMAYDRYVAICKPLLYKVSMSHQVCLMLTVGVYATGLVGAMAHTGCMLRLSFCDGNIINHYMCDIPPLLQLSCTSTSINELVVFIVVGVNVIVPSVTISVSYTLILSNILHIRSAEGRSKVFSTCSSHITVVSLFFGSATFMYLRKFPSGSLNEDKVSIVFFYTIVGPMVNPFIYSLRNSNVQVALSKTLRKREF; the protein is encoded by the coding sequence ATGGCCCCAGGGAATGAATCTTCAGTGACCGAGTTTATCCTGCTGGGTTTAATACAGCAGCCAGAACTCCAGCTGCctctctttttcatgttcttagcAATTTATGTGGTCACTGTGGTGGGGAACGTTGGCTTGATTATTCTTATTGGTCTGAACCCTCACCTGCACACTCCCATGTACTACTTTCTCGTCAACCTTTCCTTCACTGATCTCTGCCATTCCTCTGTCATTACCCCTAAAATGCTGATGAGTTTTGTAAGCCAGAACATCATCCCTTATGCAGAGTGCATGACTCAGCTctgcttcttctccttctttgttGTGGGTGAGTGCTGTATTTTGACGTCAATGGCCTATGACCGATACGTGGCCATCTGTAAGCCCCTGCTGTACAAGGTCTCCATGTCCCATCAGGTCTGCCTCATGCTGACGGTGGGTGTATACGCGACGGGGCTTGTGGGTGCCATGGCCCACACTGGGTGCATGCTGCGACTCTCCTTCTGTGATGGAAACATCATTAATCACTACATGTGTGAcattcctcctctcctccagctCTCCTGCACAAGCACCTCCATCAATGAGCTGGTGGTTTTCATTGTGGTGGGTGTCAATGTCATAGTGCCCAGTGTCACCATCTCTGTGTCTTACACCTTGATTCTCTCCAACATCCTCCACATCCGTTCTGCAGAGGGCAGGTCCAAAGTCTTCAGTACCTGCAGCTCCCACATAACCgtggtttctcttttctttggatCAGCAACATTCATGTATCTCAGAAAGTTTCCTTCTGGGTCTCTGAatgaagataaagtgtccatagtttttttttataCGATTGTGGGGCCAATGGTGAATCCTTTCATCTACAGTTTGAGGAACAGCAATGTCCAAGTTGCACTGAGTAAGACTTTGAGGAAAAGGGAGTTCTAA